Proteins encoded together in one Alkalihalobacillus sp. TS-13 window:
- the fghA gene encoding S-formylglutathione hydrolase: MSYKLIEKHRSFGGEQCKYSHYSEVLQCEMTFSIYLPSNKEMKKIPLIWWLSGLTCTDDNFSQKSGFQRLAEKYQVAVMIPDTSPRGEHVADDEAWDLGQGAGFYLNATQDPWAKHYIMYTYIVDELTAIASTLVPHFSGEESIMGHSMGGHGALVIGMKNKARFKAISAFSPILSPSSVPWGIKTFSSYLGEDKASWKEWDASELAKEADMPPILITQGTQDEFYPKQLDETCFLKNAQENKGVVNYNKVQGYDHSYFFISTFLEEHFAFHMEYLR, translated from the coding sequence GTGAGCTATAAACTTATTGAAAAACATCGCTCTTTCGGCGGGGAACAATGTAAGTACAGTCATTATTCAGAAGTCTTACAATGTGAAATGACATTTAGTATCTACTTGCCATCAAATAAAGAAATGAAAAAAATCCCTCTTATTTGGTGGCTGTCTGGTTTAACTTGTACAGACGATAATTTTAGTCAAAAAAGTGGATTTCAAAGATTGGCTGAAAAATATCAAGTGGCCGTCATGATTCCAGATACTTCACCACGTGGAGAACATGTTGCTGATGATGAAGCATGGGACCTTGGACAAGGTGCAGGTTTTTATTTAAATGCCACACAAGATCCATGGGCAAAGCATTATATCATGTATACGTATATAGTAGATGAATTAACAGCTATTGCATCAACTTTGGTCCCTCATTTTTCAGGAGAAGAAAGCATAATGGGCCACTCAATGGGAGGTCATGGCGCTTTAGTGATTGGCATGAAAAATAAAGCAAGATTCAAAGCGATTTCTGCCTTTTCTCCTATTTTAAGTCCTAGTAGTGTCCCATGGGGAATAAAGACTTTTTCCTCTTATTTAGGTGAAGATAAAGCATCTTGGAAAGAATGGGATGCTTCAGAATTGGCCAAAGAAGCCGACATGCCACCTATTCTCATTACGCAAGGAACACAAGATGAGTTTTATCCAAAACAATTAGATGAAACTTGTTTCTTAAAGAATGCTCAGGAAAATAAGGGAGTAGTTAACTACAATAAGGTTCAAGGGTATGATCACAGCTATTTCTTTATTTCTACTTTCTTAGAGGAACATTTCGCTTTTCATATGGAGTACTTAAGATAA
- the gshAB gene encoding bifunctional glutamate--cysteine ligase GshA/glutathione synthetase GshB, with protein MDLKKMVVNDRVKPYLLKARYGIEKESKRVDLSGNLAETDHPKSISFRDDHPYIQRDFSELQMEIITPVTETLEELFNYLAAIHDVAYRSMGINEMLWPLSMPPQLPEKEENIVIAKLKSVENVLYRQTLSHSYGRRKQMICGVHFNFEFGDELIQVLFNAQSEIKDYRHFKTEIYLKATRNYLHYRWLFTYFYGASPSSEKNFFEEDSLNEAVRSIRSSKYGYTNSDDAQVSYSSIQNYLSDLSSMVKRGLLSEEKEFYSPVRLRGGHHVSDLADHGIRYIELRNIDLNPFEPYGIGYEQAEFLHLFLIYLLWKDEGENCDEWVKMGDFYNDIVALEHPLEHTKFEIEAKNMIEEMEHLAAILNLTISDTLFVHLREMLMDPSKTLAGRLYKESEKSSQGQVATCIAKKNYKKSWDKPYQLTGFTDMELSTQILMFECIQQGIKVEVLDRQAQFLKLQLKDHVEYVKNGNMTSKDSYVSTLIMENKTVTKKILQQHGFRVPKGEEFQTIEQALRSYDLFSTKPFVVKPKTTNYGLGISIFKEGANYEDYQKAITLAFKEDSSILIEEFITGTEYRFFVLNNQVYAVLLRVPANVEGDGKHTIEELVMQKNRDPLRGRDHRTPLESIQLGELENLMLKAQGYRMDSIPEKDEIVYLRENSNISTGGDSIDVTDQIPDDYKKIAVDAVSALGVKICGIDLIIENTEVPAANKNAYGIIEANFNPSMYMHIYPYKGESRRLTMHIIHYLFPELLQSQSN; from the coding sequence ATGGATTTAAAAAAAATGGTAGTCAATGACCGTGTTAAACCATACTTATTAAAAGCCCGTTATGGGATTGAAAAAGAAAGTAAACGAGTTGACTTATCCGGAAATTTAGCTGAAACGGATCATCCTAAAAGTATTTCGTTTCGAGATGATCATCCGTATATTCAGCGGGATTTTTCAGAATTACAGATGGAAATAATCACACCTGTTACCGAGACATTAGAGGAACTGTTTAATTACTTAGCAGCGATCCATGATGTCGCTTATCGTTCTATGGGTATTAATGAAATGCTTTGGCCATTAAGTATGCCGCCACAGTTACCAGAAAAAGAAGAAAATATTGTGATTGCAAAATTGAAAAGTGTGGAAAATGTTTTATATCGCCAAACTTTATCGCATTCTTATGGCCGTCGTAAACAAATGATTTGTGGTGTTCATTTTAACTTTGAATTTGGCGATGAGTTAATTCAAGTGTTATTTAACGCACAATCGGAAATTAAAGATTATCGGCATTTTAAAACAGAGATTTATCTAAAAGCCACAAGAAACTATTTACACTATCGATGGTTATTCACTTATTTTTATGGAGCTTCTCCTAGTAGTGAAAAGAATTTTTTTGAAGAAGATTCTTTGAATGAGGCAGTAAGAAGCATTCGAAGCAGTAAATATGGTTATACTAATTCTGATGATGCTCAAGTGTCATATAGTAGCATACAGAACTATCTTTCAGACCTTTCTTCTATGGTTAAAAGAGGGCTTCTATCAGAAGAAAAAGAATTTTATTCACCTGTCCGTTTAAGAGGCGGACATCATGTTTCAGATCTAGCAGATCACGGTATTAGGTATATTGAATTGCGAAATATAGATTTAAATCCTTTTGAACCGTATGGAATTGGCTATGAACAAGCAGAATTTCTCCATCTTTTCTTAATTTATTTACTCTGGAAAGATGAAGGGGAAAATTGTGATGAGTGGGTAAAAATGGGCGACTTTTACAATGATATAGTAGCTCTTGAGCACCCATTAGAGCATACAAAATTTGAAATAGAAGCTAAAAATATGATTGAGGAGATGGAACATTTAGCAGCAATTTTAAATTTGACTATTTCAGATACGTTATTTGTTCATCTGAGAGAAATGCTAATGGACCCAAGTAAGACTTTAGCTGGAAGACTTTATAAAGAAAGTGAGAAAAGCAGTCAAGGTCAAGTAGCTACGTGTATTGCTAAAAAAAATTATAAAAAATCATGGGATAAGCCCTATCAATTAACAGGATTTACAGACATGGAGTTGTCCACTCAGATTTTAATGTTTGAATGCATACAGCAAGGAATCAAGGTAGAAGTTTTGGATCGACAGGCTCAATTTTTGAAGCTTCAATTAAAAGATCATGTTGAATATGTGAAAAATGGGAATATGACAAGTAAAGATAGCTATGTATCCACTTTAATTATGGAAAATAAAACCGTAACAAAGAAAATTCTTCAGCAACATGGATTCCGTGTGCCGAAAGGTGAGGAATTTCAGACAATCGAACAGGCTTTACGTTCCTATGATCTCTTTTCCACCAAACCTTTTGTTGTGAAGCCGAAAACAACAAACTATGGATTAGGAATATCGATCTTCAAAGAAGGCGCAAATTACGAAGATTATCAAAAAGCCATCACATTAGCATTTAAAGAAGACTCTTCTATATTAATCGAAGAATTTATTACAGGAACAGAATATCGATTTTTTGTGTTAAATAATCAAGTTTATGCTGTTTTATTAAGAGTTCCTGCGAATGTTGAAGGTGACGGTAAACATACAATTGAAGAGTTAGTCATGCAAAAGAATCGTGACCCGTTAAGAGGAAGAGATCATAGGACACCTTTAGAAAGTATACAATTAGGTGAATTGGAGAACCTTATGCTTAAAGCTCAAGGATACCGAATGGATTCGATTCCAGAGAAGGATGAAATCGTCTATTTGCGTGAAAACTCTAATATTAGTACAGGTGGAGACTCGATTGATGTGACAGATCAAATTCCTGATGATTATAAAAAAATAGCAGTGGATGCGGTATCCGCACTTGGAGTTAAAATTTGTGGTATTGATTTAATTATTGAAAATACAGAAGTTCCTGCAGCTAATAAAAATGCTTACGGAATTATTGAAGCCAACTTTAATCCATCGATGTATATGCATATCTATCCATATAAAGGAGAGTCTCGACGTTTAACGATGCATATCATACATTATTTATTCCCTGAACTATTGCAAAGTCAGTCAAATTAG
- a CDS encoding PIG-L deacetylase family protein, whose translation MHLVALGAHCGDVEFQAGAIAHKYAKAGHEVMFVHMTAGEKGNPPGISVEAYREQKILESEKAAAILGVKTMTLEYKDAELTFDDEIVTRVAILMRHLKPDVVITHWENSIHPDHALCPKIVQAAQLKAALPGFELDGSDAQFYRIFHSENWEDMEGYVPDIFVDVSEEFDAYLEALSQYWFIMNSTSFRYYDYYKALGTMRGCVNRTKYAQTLKYPTGLNVRKGQNIPGFEL comes from the coding sequence ATGCATTTGGTTGCATTGGGGGCTCATTGTGGGGATGTGGAATTCCAGGCCGGGGCGATTGCCCATAAATATGCGAAGGCCGGTCATGAGGTGATGTTCGTCCATATGACGGCTGGGGAGAAGGGAAATCCACCTGGTATTTCAGTAGAGGCATATCGTGAACAGAAAATCCTGGAGTCGGAAAAAGCTGCAGCAATCCTGGGGGTTAAAACGATGACACTCGAATACAAGGATGCAGAGTTGACATTCGACGACGAAATCGTAACTAGGGTAGCGATATTAATGCGTCACTTAAAGCCGGATGTCGTGATCACCCATTGGGAAAACAGCATTCACCCCGATCACGCGCTATGTCCGAAAATCGTCCAGGCAGCCCAGTTGAAAGCGGCTTTACCTGGTTTCGAATTGGATGGTTCGGACGCCCAGTTCTATCGGATTTTTCATAGTGAGAACTGGGAGGACATGGAGGGGTACGTGCCTGACATTTTTGTCGATGTTTCCGAGGAGTTCGATGCCTATCTTGAGGCGCTCTCCCAGTATTGGTTCATCATGAATTCTACCTCTTTCCGCTATTACGATTACTATAAAGCGTTAGGTACGATGAGAGGATGTGTCAATCGTACAAAATATGCTCAGACGCTTAAATATCCAACAGGTTTGAATGTCCGCAAAGGGCAAAACATCCCAGGCTTCGAATTGTAA
- a CDS encoding GNAT family N-acetyltransferase — translation MISYRHYHPGDEVKIIELWNESLPLDPIAPERFRNLVLLDANFDPQGLRVGFDDDRLVGCVYAVRRLLPMHGTDLEPDHGWIPFFFVHADYRKAGVGEKMMEEAVVFLSEEGRGHVFFASYAPNYILPGIDEETYPEGYSFLQKQGFEKQYTAVAMDRNLVGYRMPDDVAALKAARAKEDYFFSKAEDKDLYEVIQFANEKFNPDWGRAIREGILQGLPLKRILVARHEEQVVGFCMYGGYEGVPDRFGPFGVDPAQQGKGLGKILLHDCLVSMRSEGLHSAWFLWTGEKTSAGHLYLKTGFEITRRFHVMKKTNNS, via the coding sequence ATGATTTCGTATCGACATTATCATCCTGGAGATGAAGTGAAAATCATAGAGTTATGGAATGAAAGCCTTCCACTCGACCCGATTGCACCTGAACGATTTCGGAACTTGGTTCTGCTGGATGCGAATTTTGATCCTCAAGGACTGCGGGTTGGGTTTGATGATGATCGTTTAGTTGGTTGTGTCTATGCGGTCAGGAGGCTGCTTCCGATGCACGGGACAGATCTAGAGCCTGATCATGGGTGGATTCCGTTCTTTTTCGTGCACGCTGACTATCGGAAAGCTGGAGTCGGGGAAAAGATGATGGAGGAAGCAGTGGTTTTTTTGTCTGAAGAGGGAAGGGGTCATGTCTTTTTCGCATCCTACGCACCGAATTATATTCTGCCTGGGATTGATGAAGAGACGTATCCTGAAGGTTATTCCTTTTTACAAAAGCAAGGATTTGAAAAACAATATACGGCGGTTGCGATGGACCGGAATTTGGTAGGTTACCGTATGCCTGATGATGTAGCGGCATTGAAAGCAGCGCGTGCTAAGGAGGATTATTTCTTTTCAAAGGCTGAGGATAAGGATCTCTATGAAGTGATCCAGTTTGCTAATGAGAAGTTCAACCCGGATTGGGGCAGGGCGATACGCGAAGGAATTTTACAAGGGCTGCCGCTGAAACGGATTCTTGTTGCACGACACGAAGAACAAGTGGTTGGCTTTTGCATGTACGGAGGTTATGAAGGGGTTCCTGATCGATTCGGTCCTTTTGGTGTAGATCCAGCGCAACAAGGAAAAGGCTTGGGGAAGATCCTTCTGCATGACTGCCTTGTTTCGATGCGTTCAGAAGGGCTCCACAGTGCTTGGTTTCTATGGACAGGTGAAAAAACCTCAGCCGGCCACCTATATCTGAAAACGGGATTTGAAATCACCCGCCGGTTCCATGTGATGAAAAAAACAAATAACTCTTGA
- a CDS encoding low specificity L-threonine aldolase: MNETSVLTRAFKQTDYQLAGHGSRNIQVLKEALGDLDSDTDSDMYGKGKVIEDFEEKMAEYLGKERAVFFPSGTMAQQIALRIWCDEKGLKKVAYHPLCHLEIHEEDGLKELHHIEPILLADENRIIDLDDVVNMEEEISCLLLELPQREIGGQLPDYETLEAISTHCREKGILLHLDGARLFEILPYYQKTAAEVCALFDSVYVSFYKGIGGLAGAILTGNEAFTEKSKVWKRRHGGDLISLYPYIISADHYFEKRIGKMGQYHEEAKELASLFNQCHAVETKPYEPVSNMFHVHFQVSKEKLEPILVDLYETTGIGLTSNLRETSETSCYYEVSIGDQYEYVPKDQLRSVFVMLDERLSR, translated from the coding sequence ATGAATGAAACAAGTGTTTTAACCCGAGCGTTCAAGCAAACTGACTATCAGCTTGCCGGTCATGGAAGCCGCAACATACAGGTGCTTAAAGAGGCTTTGGGTGATCTGGACAGCGATACGGATAGCGATATGTATGGCAAGGGGAAGGTCATTGAAGACTTCGAAGAAAAGATGGCCGAGTACCTTGGAAAAGAGCGTGCGGTGTTTTTCCCGAGCGGTACGATGGCCCAGCAGATCGCTCTTAGGATCTGGTGTGATGAAAAAGGGCTGAAGAAAGTCGCCTATCATCCGTTATGTCACCTGGAAATCCATGAAGAAGACGGATTGAAAGAGCTGCATCATATCGAACCGATTTTATTAGCGGATGAAAACAGGATCATCGACCTGGATGATGTGGTGAACATGGAGGAAGAGATTTCGTGTTTGTTGCTCGAATTGCCGCAGCGTGAAATTGGCGGCCAGCTGCCGGACTATGAAACTCTTGAAGCCATTTCTACACATTGCCGTGAGAAAGGCATCCTGTTGCATCTGGATGGAGCCAGGCTGTTTGAGATTCTTCCATACTATCAGAAGACGGCGGCGGAAGTTTGTGCACTTTTTGATAGTGTCTATGTTTCGTTTTACAAAGGAATCGGCGGGCTTGCGGGAGCGATCCTTACAGGGAATGAAGCTTTTACAGAAAAATCGAAAGTGTGGAAGAGGAGACATGGCGGTGATTTGATCAGCCTTTATCCATACATAATCAGTGCGGATCATTATTTTGAGAAACGGATCGGAAAAATGGGGCAGTATCATGAAGAAGCGAAGGAACTTGCCAGTTTGTTCAATCAGTGCCATGCTGTTGAGACAAAGCCTTATGAACCTGTCTCAAATATGTTCCATGTTCATTTTCAAGTGTCGAAAGAAAAGCTTGAACCTATCCTGGTCGATCTCTATGAAACGACGGGGATCGGGTTGACCAGCAACTTAAGAGAGACGAGTGAAACTTCATGTTATTATGAAGTGAGCATCGGTGATCAGTATGAATACGTACCGAAAGATCAATTGAGAAGTGTGTTCGTCATGCTAGATGAGAGACTCTCGCGTTAA
- a CDS encoding nucleoside deaminase, whose product MNETIQLAYENVLKSNGGPFAALIVKDGKVIGKGVNEVTCSNDPTAHAEIQAIRNACAYLKQFQLTDCEIYTSCEPCPMCIGAIYWARPKAVYYACTKEDAAQIGFDDQFIYEEIALPIKIRKIKMEHVVVDQHDLPFQEWGRSNNKIEY is encoded by the coding sequence ATGAATGAAACTATCCAACTTGCATATGAAAATGTTTTAAAAAGCAACGGAGGACCTTTTGCTGCTTTAATAGTCAAGGATGGAAAAGTGATCGGTAAAGGTGTAAATGAAGTAACATGTTCCAATGACCCTACTGCCCATGCAGAAATACAAGCGATTCGGAATGCTTGCGCTTACTTAAAACAATTTCAATTAACCGATTGTGAGATCTATACAAGCTGTGAGCCTTGTCCGATGTGTATTGGAGCTATCTATTGGGCAAGACCGAAAGCTGTGTATTATGCATGTACAAAGGAAGATGCCGCTCAAATAGGTTTTGATGATCAATTTATCTATGAAGAAATCGCTTTACCTATTAAAATACGAAAAATCAAAATGGAACACGTAGTAGTGGATCAACACGATTTACCATTTCAAGAATGGGGAAGATCAAACAATAAAATAGAGTATTAA
- a CDS encoding LysM domain-containing protein: protein MSQRYGTTVQELLIANQLADPSVLYIGQVLVLPVISHPVQPGETFWRIATRYKTTIDAIVQAKQLQTPVLIYPG, encoded by the coding sequence ATATCACAACGATACGGAACGACCGTTCAGGAACTCCTCATTGCAAACCAACTTGCTGATCCATCCGTCCTTTATATCGGTCAGGTACTTGTCCTCCCTGTTATATCGCATCCGGTTCAGCCTGGTGAAACGTTTTGGCGTATCGCCACCCGATATAAAACGACAATTGACGCGATCGTTCAGGCAAAACAGCTTCAAACCCCTGTGTTGATCTATCCTGGATAA
- a CDS encoding sensor histidine kinase: MLQRLLNVSLQIKILGLIIFLLLLVIGLLSFIVGYLEMEEDVEQAERIALQTAQTLSFMGTIQDSVEHGGAFEVTNPIVERMRDQVDASAIRIENRDGELTGYAGDIITNHSSPREDRYRSLVFGSNYVTRTASDGVEVLKGIAPIMIDYGDYKKVEGTVTVIFHMDIIQSKIASDIKKMLLVSGIAFIVGIAGSFFLAKSIRKDTHGLEPYEIGALYRERNAILQSVKEGILSIDEHGIITMMNHSARELLDISESVEGQSVTSIISSSSMLEVLASKETISNKERYYNDKIFIVNTQPIIENGEQTGIVASFRDKTEIKKMVDALSEVRQYSEDLRAQAHEFTNKLYVILGMIQLGKHTEAIQLIQEEAQIQEQHKEVLLTNIKDDKVQAILLGKLAKASEKKIDFKIDVESAMQPLPAHIGFSPLIVILGNLIDNAFEAVADRPTKEVSFFVTDIGNDIIFEIADSGKGIKDEAEGKIFQKGYSAKGKNRGYGLANVKEELELLDGMIEWTNKHDGGAVFTVILPKSI; this comes from the coding sequence ATGCTGCAGAGACTACTGAATGTTTCCCTTCAAATTAAAATCCTCGGTCTGATCATCTTCCTATTATTATTGGTGATCGGTCTGTTATCCTTCATTGTCGGTTACCTGGAAATGGAGGAGGACGTAGAACAGGCGGAGCGGATTGCGCTTCAGACTGCGCAGACCTTATCATTTATGGGAACGATTCAGGATTCGGTTGAGCACGGCGGGGCATTCGAGGTGACGAACCCGATTGTGGAACGGATGCGGGATCAGGTTGATGCTTCCGCAATCCGTATAGAAAACCGGGATGGAGAGCTCACCGGTTATGCGGGTGACATCATCACGAATCACTCCTCACCCCGGGAAGATCGTTACCGCTCCCTTGTTTTTGGGAGTAATTATGTCACGCGTACTGCCAGTGATGGGGTCGAGGTCCTGAAAGGGATCGCACCGATTATGATCGATTATGGTGATTATAAGAAGGTTGAAGGTACTGTGACAGTCATTTTTCATATGGATATCATTCAAAGCAAGATCGCCTCTGATATCAAGAAGATGCTGCTTGTTTCTGGCATTGCATTCATCGTCGGGATTGCTGGCAGTTTCTTTCTCGCGAAAAGTATCCGCAAAGATACGCATGGTCTTGAACCCTATGAGATCGGAGCATTGTATCGGGAACGTAACGCCATTCTCCAATCGGTAAAAGAAGGAATTTTATCCATCGACGAGCATGGAATCATCACGATGATGAACCATTCGGCACGTGAGCTTTTGGATATCAGTGAATCTGTTGAAGGACAATCAGTAACGTCGATCATCTCTTCATCGAGTATGTTGGAGGTGTTGGCTTCAAAGGAAACCATCAGTAATAAAGAACGCTACTATAATGATAAAATCTTCATCGTCAATACTCAGCCGATTATAGAAAATGGCGAACAGACAGGGATTGTTGCCAGTTTCAGAGATAAGACTGAAATCAAGAAAATGGTCGATGCCTTATCTGAAGTACGGCAATATTCTGAAGATCTGCGGGCACAGGCCCATGAATTCACGAACAAGCTGTATGTCATTCTCGGCATGATTCAGCTTGGCAAACATACTGAAGCGATCCAATTGATCCAGGAAGAAGCTCAAATTCAGGAACAGCATAAAGAGGTGCTTTTAACGAATATCAAGGACGACAAGGTCCAGGCGATTTTGCTTGGAAAACTGGCGAAGGCTTCCGAGAAAAAGATCGATTTTAAAATCGATGTTGAAAGTGCGATGCAGCCTCTACCTGCTCATATCGGTTTTTCCCCGTTGATTGTCATACTCGGGAACCTGATCGACAACGCATTTGAAGCGGTAGCCGATCGCCCGACGAAAGAAGTTTCGTTTTTTGTGACAGACATCGGGAATGACATCATTTTTGAAATCGCGGATAGCGGCAAAGGGATCAAGGATGAGGCAGAAGGAAAGATCTTTCAGAAAGGGTATTCTGCTAAAGGGAAAAATAGAGGATATGGCCTTGCGAACGTGAAAGAGGAATTGGAGCTGCTCGACGGTATGATCGAATGGACGAACAAACATGACGGAGGTGCAGTTTTTACCGTTATTTTACCGAAATCGATATAG
- a CDS encoding response regulator, giving the protein MFNVVIAEDDYRVAQIHEEYLAAVDEMKLVGKALNAKETLQLLEENPVDLLLLDVYMPDQLGTDLLHKIREEHPDVDIMMITAAKEKAFLEKAIRYGVQHYLIKPITMERFKEAIDTYKKKKAMLESTSEVDQELLDRVFGHGGGKESEKSDLPPGIDRMTLKKVKKLIEDNKEGITSEKAGEVMGASRTTARRYLEYLVGIEQATVEQVYGIVGRPERRYYTK; this is encoded by the coding sequence ATGTTCAATGTCGTGATTGCAGAGGATGATTACCGTGTTGCCCAGATTCACGAGGAGTATCTGGCTGCGGTAGATGAAATGAAGTTGGTCGGAAAAGCGTTGAATGCGAAAGAGACGTTGCAGTTATTAGAGGAAAACCCTGTGGACCTGCTGCTTCTCGATGTGTATATGCCGGATCAGCTGGGGACCGATCTGTTGCATAAAATCAGAGAGGAGCATCCGGATGTCGATATTATGATGATCACAGCGGCAAAAGAGAAAGCGTTCCTGGAAAAAGCGATCCGTTACGGGGTTCAGCATTACTTGATCAAACCGATTACGATGGAGCGATTTAAAGAAGCGATCGATACGTATAAAAAGAAGAAGGCGATGCTTGAGTCGACTTCGGAAGTGGATCAGGAGCTGCTCGATCGCGTTTTTGGACATGGTGGTGGGAAAGAATCTGAGAAATCGGACCTTCCGCCTGGGATCGATAGAATGACGTTGAAAAAGGTGAAAAAACTGATTGAAGACAACAAGGAAGGGATTACGTCAGAAAAAGCAGGAGAGGTCATGGGTGCATCGAGGACCACCGCGCGAAGATATCTCGAGTATCTCGTCGGAATCGAGCAAGCCACGGTCGAGCAGGTCTATGGGATCGTCGGCCGTCCGGAACGAAGGTATTATACTAAATAA
- a CDS encoding AraC family transcriptional regulator, producing the protein MDTLKNLNGAIAYIEENLADEINFKEAARRAYCSEYHFKRMFSFLSGITLSEYVRRRRLTLAAFELKTSKAKVIDIALKYGYNSPDSFTRAFQNLHGITPSEARTNGHLLKSYPRMTIQLTIKGGNEMNYRIEEKEDFRIVGIYKRVPIIFNGVNPEIAAMWQSLDSDTIDTLKNLSNVEPKGLLSASTNFSEGRMEKKGELDHYIGAATIKDCPDNLTALEVPASTWAVFESIGPFPDTLQEIWGRIYSEWFPSSNYEQTEGPEILWNENKDVSSPTFKSEIWIPVRKK; encoded by the coding sequence ATGGATACACTGAAAAACTTGAATGGTGCCATCGCCTATATCGAAGAAAACCTGGCGGACGAAATCAACTTCAAGGAAGCTGCAAGACGGGCCTATTGCTCAGAATATCATTTCAAAAGGATGTTTTCCTTCTTATCTGGGATTACCTTATCAGAATACGTCCGCCGCAGACGCCTTACGCTTGCTGCATTCGAGCTTAAAACCAGCAAGGCAAAAGTCATCGACATTGCATTGAAATATGGCTACAACTCACCCGATTCTTTTACGCGCGCTTTTCAAAACCTGCATGGCATCACGCCATCAGAAGCGAGGACGAATGGCCATTTACTAAAATCCTATCCACGTATGACCATCCAATTAACCATCAAAGGAGGAAATGAAATGAATTACCGGATTGAAGAAAAAGAGGACTTTCGGATCGTCGGCATCTATAAAAGAGTTCCAATCATTTTCAACGGTGTCAATCCAGAGATTGCAGCTATGTGGCAAAGCCTGGACAGCGATACGATCGATACCCTGAAGAACCTTTCCAATGTGGAGCCGAAAGGGCTGCTAAGTGCTTCCACCAACTTTTCTGAAGGAAGAATGGAGAAAAAAGGGGAGCTTGATCATTATATCGGAGCGGCGACAATCAAGGATTGCCCCGATAACCTGACCGCTTTGGAGGTTCCAGCTTCAACTTGGGCGGTTTTCGAATCCATCGGTCCGTTTCCCGATACGCTGCAGGAAATATGGGGTCGCATCTATTCGGAATGGTTCCCGTCTTCGAACTATGAACAAACCGAAGGACCAGAAATACTGTGGAATGAGAACAAAGATGTCTCCTCCCCGACTTTCAAGAGTGAGATTTGGATCCCTGTTAGGAAGAAGTAA
- a CDS encoding tripartite tricarboxylate transporter substrate binding protein: protein MKKLSVLLVVFLLLSACSVGGSGSNKEFPTKNLELVAPASPGGGWDLTARSVQKALQDNDLVDKNIKVVNKPGGGGETGWKYLKAKDSHHLAINSSLVLTNDLLGQSDLSYKDFTPIATLATEWQSLAVPANSKYESASELMEQLKKDPNSVKIGVGPGLGNDDHLSIVQAATEYGIDPAELDFLVYEGGGDVVTALLGGHVDAVTTSLSEVKDQHLAGKLKILAVSSEERLEDLDDVPTWKEEGVDMVFPHWRGIMGPPDMTEEEIAYWDKKLSEMVKTEDWKKLLENNNWDGFYKDSEETKKFLEEQHSLYEKLVTDSGLVK, encoded by the coding sequence ATGAAAAAGCTCTCGGTTTTATTGGTTGTATTTTTACTTTTATCAGCTTGTTCTGTGGGAGGTTCTGGCTCGAACAAAGAATTCCCGACGAAGAATCTTGAATTGGTTGCGCCTGCTTCGCCAGGTGGAGGGTGGGATTTGACAGCCCGTTCCGTACAAAAAGCGTTACAGGATAATGACCTGGTCGATAAAAATATTAAAGTTGTGAACAAGCCAGGCGGTGGTGGAGAGACAGGATGGAAGTACTTGAAGGCGAAGGATTCGCATCATCTAGCGATCAACTCAAGCCTGGTACTGACGAATGATTTGCTCGGTCAAAGTGATTTGAGCTATAAGGATTTCACACCGATCGCAACATTAGCGACAGAGTGGCAATCACTTGCTGTGCCGGCAAATTCCAAGTACGAGTCTGCTTCAGAACTGATGGAGCAACTGAAAAAAGATCCGAACTCTGTAAAAATCGGTGTCGGACCTGGGTTGGGGAATGATGACCATCTATCCATCGTCCAAGCTGCCACTGAATACGGAATTGACCCTGCAGAACTCGACTTCCTCGTCTATGAAGGGGGAGGAGATGTCGTTACAGCACTCCTAGGTGGACATGTTGATGCGGTTACGACTTCTCTATCCGAGGTGAAGGATCAACACCTTGCTGGAAAGCTGAAGATCCTTGCAGTTTCTTCTGAAGAGAGACTCGAAGATCTTGATGATGTGCCAACCTGGAAGGAGGAAGGCGTGGACATGGTATTCCCGCACTGGCGTGGAATCATGGGCCCACCGGACATGACGGAAGAAGAAATCGCGTATTGGGATAAAAAATTGAGCGAGATGGTCAAAACGGAAGATTGGAAAAAGCTCTTGGAGAATAACAACTGGGATGGCTTCTATAAAGACAGCGAAGAAACGAAGAAGTTTTTGGAAGAGCAACATTCACTTTATGAGAAGCTCGTGACGGATTCAGGATTGGTGAAGTAG